One part of the Rutidosis leptorrhynchoides isolate AG116_Rl617_1_P2 chromosome 1, CSIRO_AGI_Rlap_v1, whole genome shotgun sequence genome encodes these proteins:
- the LOC139849072 gene encoding uncharacterized protein, which yields MTVLRQPATLPEILKLVKIDIRSSHGYLRSCPFSFGEGRFTGLKCGNRLAKPVRIRVGSWNVGTLTGKRYELVETLRKCKVDILCVQETRWKGHRAAKIKDYKLWFSGSRVARNGVGIIIGPPYNENVVDVSRRSDRIMSVRLVIQEVTYTVISAYAPQAGLGEAEKRLFWDLLDEVVRMCPPDHRLLIGGDLNSHIGTEVEGYAEMSHTECVVEAWDEDIIVSGIGAVGGTGVAVAGTVVVVDAGYAAV from the exons ATGACTGTTTTACGACAGCCTGCCACGCTGCCGGAAATTCTCAAACTC GTTAAGATAGACATTAGAAGTTCTCATGGTTACTTGAGGTCTTGTCCTTTTAGCTTTGGGGAGGGTAGGTTTACAGGGCTTAAATGCGGCAATAGGTTAGCAAAGCCGGTTAGGATTAGAGTGGGGAGTTGGAATGTGGGAACTTTGACTGGCAAACGGTATGAACTTGTTGAGACTTTACGTAAATGTAAAGTGGACATATTGTGTGTccaagagactagatggaagggtcACAGGGCAGCTAAGATCAAGGACTACAAGTTATGGTTCTCGGGATCGAGAGTAGCTAGAAACGGGGTAGGAATCATTATAGGCCCACCTTATAACGAGAATGTGGTAGATGTGAGTAGACGGAGCGATAGGATTATGTCCGTTAGATTAGTAATCCAGGAGGTGACCTACACGGTCATTAGTGCTTACGCACCCCAAGCGGGCCTTGGAGAAGCCGAAAAGAGACTTTTCTGGGATTTGTTAGACGAGGTTGTGAGGATGTGCCCACCGGACCATCGATTACTTATTGGTGGAGATCTTAATAGCCATATAGGGACGGAGGTGGAGGgttatgctgaaatgtccc ataccgagtgtgttgttgaggcgtgggatgaaGATATTATTGTTAGTGGTATTGgtgctgttggtggtactggtgttgctgttGCTGGCACTGTTGTTGTTgtcgatgctggttatgctgctg tatga